The genomic interval ACTGTTTCCACCTACCAAAATAGCCCCGGAGAAATTATGCAAAACCTGAATAATTTCCTCTGCAAGCAATCTACCGCCTCCAATTTTGTTACTGCTCTTTTGGGAATAATAAATCTGCAAACAGGAGAATTAAGATTTACCAATGCGGGTCATCTACCCATAATAATCAGAAAAAGCAAAAATGGCTGTAAGATAATACCCGAAACACATTCCAACCCTTTAGGAGTGTTTGCCGATATAACAATTAGCGCTTCCAATATTCAACTGGAAGCAGGTGATGAAATAATACTGATTACTGATGGCATAACCGAAACGATGAATCCTGAGGAGGACTTTCTACGCTTGAAAGGTCTTACCGATATTATCAACCGGCTTACTACTGATAATCCTGAACAAACTGCTCTCCAAATTTTGCAGGAAGTGCATCGCTTTGCCCAAAATGCTCTGCAAAAAGATGATATCACTATTCTGGTGATGGATTACAAAAAGAATGAAGAATGGGATATGGTTTAGAAGGTAGAACGGCCTTACCTTTTCACTCTTCACTGTTTTTCAAAATTGTATCTACTGCTAAGGCTACCGGTATTTTCCCTGCTGCTACTTCTTCTTTCAAGCGTGGTAATAATTCTTGCACTTTCGCCTGTTGGTAAAAGCGATGTAAAACTGCTTCCGCAATCAGATTTTCAAACCACAGGGTATTTTGTTGTGCTCTGTGTTTAGTGAAAAAACCGCTCTTTCGGGTAATATCCTGAAATTCAGTTATCAAGTTCCAGATTTCGGTTAAGCCAATTTTATTTAAGGCAGAACAAGTTACAACTTGCGTTTGCCAACCTTCAGTGGAATTTCGGATATAATGTAACACATTTTGCAGTTCTCTTCTGGCAATTTCCGTGCGGGTAATATTGTCGCCATCGGCTTTATTGATTACAATTATGTCCGCCAGTTCAATAATTCCTCTTTTAATACCCTGCAGTTCATCTCCCGCCCCGGCAATCTGCATCAGTAAAAAGAAATCCACCATTGAGCGGACAGTGGTTTCCGATTGACCTACTCCTACTGTTTCAATTAAAATCACATCGTAACCTGCTGCTTCACAAAGGATAATCGTTTCTCTGGTTTTCCTGGCTACTCCGCCTAAAATTCCAGCACTGGGAGAAGGACGAATAAAACTCTCAGGATTGCGAGAAAGCAATTCCATCCTTGTTTTATCGCCTAAAATACTGCCTTTGCTGATCGTGGAACTGGGGTCTATAGCTAAAACCGCTACTTTATGACCTCTTTCTATTAAATACAAGCCAAAATTCTCAATAAAAGTGCTTTTCCCTGCACCAGGAACTCCCGTGATGCCAATCCGAATGGAATTTCCGGAATAAGGCAGAAGGTCTTTAATCAGTTCCTGCGCAGGTAAAAAGTGCTTTTCGGCATTACTTTCAATTAAAGTAATCGCCTTGGCAAGCAAAGTCCGATTCCCTTCCCGAACTCCTTTCGCCAGTGTTTTCGGACTATAATTCTTTTCTTTAAGTGCAGGAACTGTTTTAGTTTTCAGGCTTTTTGTTCCGGTTACTATCTTACCGGCAAATTCTTTTCCGCTATTTTCAGGAGTCCATTCCGGTTTGCGTTTTTTACTCATTCCCGCGTGCCAAGAGCTTTTCCATTATTTGTTTGGCAGATTCAGGCAGTTTAGTTCCCGGTCCGAAAATAAAAGCTGCTCCATTGTGATAGAGAAATTCATAATCCTGCGGAGGAATTACTCCCCCCACCGTAACCATAATATCTTCTCTGCCATATTGTTTCAGCTCTTCCATCAGCTTAGGTAATAGTGTTTTATGCCCTCCCGCCAAAGAACTGATGCCAATTATATGGACATCATTTTCCACTGCCTGACGCGCCGTTTCTTCCGGAGTTTGAAACAGAGGACCTACATCCACATCAAAACCCATATCAGCAAAAGCAGTAGCCACAACTTTCGCTCCGCGGTCATGACCATCCTGACCCATTTTGGCAACTAAAATACGAGGTCTGCGACCTTCCTGTTGCTCAAATTTATCGGTTAAAGCCCGAACTTGTTCAATTTCATCCATTTTTTTATACTCACTACTGTAAACATTATTGATTAAACGAATGGCTTCCTGGTGACGACCCCAAACCCTTTCCATAGCGTAAGATATTTCACCTAAGGTAGCTCTTTTCCTGGCAGCGTCAATTGCCAGTTCCAAAAGGTTTCCCTCTTCTGTTTCAGCGCTTTTGGTAATTGCCTGCAGTGCTTTTTCCACTTCTTCATTATTGCGTTCCCGACGCAATTTTTCCAAACGGGCAATTTGAGTATCCCGCACTGCGGAGTTATCCACTTCCAATATTTCTATAGGGACTTCCGTTTCCGGAGGATATTTATTAACACCTACAATAATATCCGCTCCGGAATCAATCTTTGCCTGTCTTCTGGCAGATGCTTCTTCAATGCGCATTTTGGGAAGCCCAGTTTCAATCGCCTTTGCCATACCACCTAAATTTTCTACTTCCAAAATATGTTTCCAGGCACTTTTCATTAATGCATCAGTTAAAAATTCTACATAATAGGAACCAGCCCAGGGGTCTATAACTCTGCAAATGCCTGTTTCATTTTGTAAATAGAGCTGCGTGTTTCTGGCAATTCTGGCAGAGAAATCAGTTGGTAAAGCAATTGCTTCATCCAGAGAATTAGTATGCAGGGATTGAGTATGACCCATAGTAGCAGCTAACGCTTCAACGCAGGTTCTGGTGATATTATTGTATGGGTCTTGTTCTGTTAAACTCCAGCCCGAGGTCTGGCTATGGGTTCTTAAAGCCATTGACTTCGGATTTTGAGGATTAAACTGTTTAATTATCTTTGCCCACAGAACTCTGGCACCACGCAATTTTGCTACTTCCATAAAGTAGTTCATACCTTCTCCCCAAAAGAAAGAAAGCCGCGGAGCAATAACATCAATATCCAAACCCGCCTTAAGAGCTGTGCGCACATATTCCAAACCGTCTGCCAAAGTATATGCCATTTCCAAATCGGCAGTTGCTCCCGCTTCCTGAATATGGTAACCGGAAATGCTGATGCTGTTAAACTTAGGCATATTTTTTGCCGTGTAGCTTAAAATATCTGCTATTATGCGCATTGAGGGCTCAGGGGGATAAATATAAGTATTTCGTACCATATATTCTTTCAAAATATCATTCTGAATAGTTCCATTCAGCGCTTCCGGAGGCACACCCTGTTCTTCTGCTGCTACAATATAAAATGCCATAATCGGAATAACAGCTCCGTTCATTGTCATTGAAACACTCATTCGGTCAAGCGGAATCTGGTCAAAAAGGATTTTCATATCCAGAATAGAATCCACTGCCACACCGGCTTTTCCTACATCCCCAATCACGCGAGGGTGGTCTGAATCGTAACCCCTGTGCGTTGGCAAATCAAAAGCGATGGAAAGACCTTTTTGCCCCATAGCCAGGTTTCTGCGATAGAAGGCATTGCTTTCTTCTGCAGTGGAGAAACCGGCATATTGACGAATTGTCCAAGGTCTTTGAATATACATTGTAGGATAGGGTCCTCTTAAAAAAGGCGGCAGACCGGAGAGGTAATCCAAATGTTCTGTATGTGCTATATCCTCTTTGGTATATAAAGGTTTCACCTCTATCTGCTCATTGGTTTTCCAGCTGAAATTCAGCTTAGGTGCCGGCTGTTCTTTTGTGCTAAAATCTGGATTTATGTTCAAAAAATCAGGCTTCTTCATTATATCACCCCCATCTGTTTTGCCAAATCCCGTAAAGTAGCTGTCACATCTGCCTTAAGGTGAATAAAATAATTTATTCCTGCCTGCTTGTAGTCCGCAATTTTATCAGCAGGATAACCAGCTAAAATCAATATTTTGTCTTTCATCCGGCTACATATTTCCGGAACTAAGCTAACATAATTTTCATCCGTGGAACAAATACAAAAGGCAGCAGCACCCGATTTCTCTGCCGCTGTTACTGCTTCCTCAACAGTATTAAAACCATCGGGATAAATAACTTCCAAGCCACCTACAGGAAAGAAATTGAGGGCAAAATCAGCTCTGGCTTTATATTCTGCCAAAGTTCCCATATTCAGTAAAAAGACCTTTTTATTGGTTTGGCTTGCTTCCATCTGCATTCTTAAATTCTCCATTTCTTCTACAGCTCTATGCTTCGGTAATGCTCCATCTTTCAGAACAAAAGCTTTATCTTCTTTTGCAGCAGGTTTATCAGCTTTTTGCGGAGTCGGCATTTTCTCTTCCGGGTTGGCATACATATTGATACCCACGAAGATGTTTTTTCTTTTATT from Candidatus Cloacimonas sp. carries:
- the meaB gene encoding methylmalonyl Co-A mutase-associated GTPase MeaB, translated to MSKKRKPEWTPENSGKEFAGKIVTGTKSLKTKTVPALKEKNYSPKTLAKGVREGNRTLLAKAITLIESNAEKHFLPAQELIKDLLPYSGNSIRIGITGVPGAGKSTFIENFGLYLIERGHKVAVLAIDPSSTISKGSILGDKTRMELLSRNPESFIRPSPSAGILGGVARKTRETIILCEAAGYDVILIETVGVGQSETTVRSMVDFFLLMQIAGAGDELQGIKRGIIELADIIVINKADGDNITRTEIARRELQNVLHYIRNSTEGWQTQVVTCSALNKIGLTEIWNLITEFQDITRKSGFFTKHRAQQNTLWFENLIAEAVLHRFYQQAKVQELLPRLKEEVAAGKIPVALAVDTILKNSEE
- the scpA gene encoding methylmalonyl-CoA mutase; amino-acid sequence: MKKPDFLNINPDFSTKEQPAPKLNFSWKTNEQIEVKPLYTKEDIAHTEHLDYLSGLPPFLRGPYPTMYIQRPWTIRQYAGFSTAEESNAFYRRNLAMGQKGLSIAFDLPTHRGYDSDHPRVIGDVGKAGVAVDSILDMKILFDQIPLDRMSVSMTMNGAVIPIMAFYIVAAEEQGVPPEALNGTIQNDILKEYMVRNTYIYPPEPSMRIIADILSYTAKNMPKFNSISISGYHIQEAGATADLEMAYTLADGLEYVRTALKAGLDIDVIAPRLSFFWGEGMNYFMEVAKLRGARVLWAKIIKQFNPQNPKSMALRTHSQTSGWSLTEQDPYNNITRTCVEALAATMGHTQSLHTNSLDEAIALPTDFSARIARNTQLYLQNETGICRVIDPWAGSYYVEFLTDALMKSAWKHILEVENLGGMAKAIETGLPKMRIEEASARRQAKIDSGADIIVGVNKYPPETEVPIEILEVDNSAVRDTQIARLEKLRRERNNEEVEKALQAITKSAETEEGNLLELAIDAARKRATLGEISYAMERVWGRHQEAIRLINNVYSSEYKKMDEIEQVRALTDKFEQQEGRRPRILVAKMGQDGHDRGAKVVATAFADMGFDVDVGPLFQTPEETARQAVENDVHIIGISSLAGGHKTLLPKLMEELKQYGREDIMVTVGGVIPPQDYEFLYHNGAAFIFGPGTKLPESAKQIMEKLLARGNE